Part of the Syntrophorhabdaceae bacterium genome is shown below.
CACGAAGGAGATGGAGCAGAAGATCGAGGAAGAGATGGAGAAGATCGAAAAATACGGGGGAATAGTAAAGGCCGTTGCAGATGGTTTTATCCAGAGACTCGTTGCACGGCAGGCCTTCGAGATAGAAGGGGGACTTGAGTCAGGAGAGCTTTTAAAGGTCGGTGTTAATATTTACAGAGAAGGAGAATCGATGGACGTGGAGCTCCATGAATACAACTGGGAATCGGCGGAGAAACAGATAGAAAGTCTCCGCGAGGTCA
Proteins encoded:
- a CDS encoding methylmalonyl-CoA mutase family protein, which encodes TKEMEQKIEEEMEKIEKYGGIVKAVADGFIQRLVARQAFEIEGGLESGELLKVGVNIYREGESMDVELHEYNWESAEKQIESLREVRRERSDKDVSRTLKDLESATRDGKNVMPYLVACCKAYATVGEMVGIFREIFGEFNEPSLF